The following proteins come from a genomic window of Coffea arabica cultivar ET-39 chromosome 11c, Coffea Arabica ET-39 HiFi, whole genome shotgun sequence:
- the LOC113717302 gene encoding probable protein arginine N-methyltransferase 6 isoform X2, which yields MYRQPAMGDYGSNGYHHHTNHQHSGGGQVAAGHRGRRGSRGRQRRDGSGSNSSASRVYNYYGAQQQEKEEERAPPPPPCTDFDVAYFHSYAHVGIHEEMIKDRARTETYRNAILQHQSHIAGKVVVDVGCGTGILSIFCAQAGAKRVYAVDASDIAIQANEVIKANNLSDTVIVLHGRVEDVEIDEEVDVIISEWMGYMLLYESMLGSVIRARDRWLKPGGLILPSNATLYMAPVTHPDRYSDSIDFWRNVYGIDMSAMLPLAKQCAFEEPSVETISGENVLTWPHVVKNVDCYTVSVHELESITTSFRFQSMMRAPFHGFAFWFDVEFNGPDLNPSNNDTSSFNASSNGYVTDPNQRKKRPNPNEALVLSTAPEDPPTHWQQTLIYFYDPIDVEQDQVIEGSVTLSQSKENARFMNIHLEYASGGRSFVKESVMR from the exons ATGTACCGCCAACCGGCGATGGGGGACTACGGCAGCAACGGCTACCACCACCACACCAACCACCAGCACAGTGGCGGTGGTCAGGTGGCAGCGGGGCATCGAGGAAGGCGGGGAAGCCGCGGGAGGCAGCGAAGAGATGGCAGCGGTAGCAATAGTAGTGCTAGTAGGGTTTATAATTACTACGGCGCTCAGCAgcaggaaaaagaagaagaaagggctCCTCCGCCTCCGCCGTGCACGGACTTTGATGTTGCCTATTTTCACTCCTATGCTCACGTTGGCATTCACGAAGAAATGATCAAG GATCGTGCACGGACTGAAACTTACCGGAACGCAATTTTGCAGCATCAGAGTCACATTGCAGGAAAA GTTGTAGTTGATGTTGGTTGTGGAACAGGGATTCTTTCCATATTTTGTGCTCAGGCTGGTGCTAAAAGA GTGTATGCAGTGGATGCCAGTGACATTGCCATACAG GCAAATGAAGTGATAAAGGCTAACAACTTATCTGACACGGTCATTGTTTTACATGGGCGTGTTGAG GATGTTGAAATTGATGAAGAAGTCGATGTTATCATCTCTGAATGGATGGGCTACATGCTTCTTTATGAG AGCATGCTAGGAAGTGTGATTAGAGCAAGAGATCGTTGGCTGAAACCTGGAGGTCTAATTCTTCCTTCAAATGCCACG TTATACATGGCACCTGTGACACATCCAGACCGATATTCTGATAGCATTGACTTTTGGCGCAATGTGTATGGAATTGATA TGTCTGCAATGCTACCATTAGCAAAACAGTGTGCATTTGAAGAGCCATCTGTGGAGACAATTAGCGGAGAAAATGTTCTGACGTGGCCTCATGTG GTAAAAAATGTGGACTGCTATACAGTTTCAGTTCATGAGCTAGAGTCAATCACAACAAGCTTTAGGTTTCAGTCAATGATGCGAG CACCATTCCATGGTTTTGCTTTCTGGTTTGATGTGGAGTTCAACGGGCCTGATCTAAATCCTTCCAATAATGACACATCTTCATTCAATGCATCCTCCAACGGCTATGTTACTGATCCTAATCAGCGAAAGAAGCGTCCCAATCCCAAtgaagcacttgtgctttcaaCTGCACCTGAGGATCCTCCAACACACTGGCAACAG ACCTTGATATACTTCTATGATCCCATAGATGTGGAGCAAGATCAAGTTATTGAAGGTTCTGTAACTTTGTCACAGAGCAAGGAAAATGCTCGGTTCATGAATATCCATCTTGAATATGC ATCTGGTGGTCGATCATTTGTAAAAGAGTCAGTTATGCGATGA
- the LOC113717302 gene encoding probable protein arginine N-methyltransferase 6 isoform X1, translating to MYRQPAMGDYGSNGYHHHTNHQHSGGGQVAAGHRGRRGSRGRQRRDGSGSNSSASRVYNYYGAQQQEKEEERAPPPPPCTDFDVAYFHSYAHVGIHEEMIKDRARTETYRNAILQHQSHIAGKVVVDVGCGTGILSIFCAQAGAKRVYAVDASDIAIQANEVIKANNLSDTVIVLHGRVEDVEIDEEVDVIISEWMGYMLLYESMLGSVIRARDRWLKPGGLILPSNATLYMAPVTHPDRYSDSIDFWRNVYGIDMSAMLPLAKQCAFEEPSVETISGENVLTWPHVVKNVDCYTVSVHELESITTSFRFQSMMRGKLSPFHGFAFWFDVEFNGPDLNPSNNDTSSFNASSNGYVTDPNQRKKRPNPNEALVLSTAPEDPPTHWQQTLIYFYDPIDVEQDQVIEGSVTLSQSKENARFMNIHLEYASGGRSFVKESVMR from the exons ATGTACCGCCAACCGGCGATGGGGGACTACGGCAGCAACGGCTACCACCACCACACCAACCACCAGCACAGTGGCGGTGGTCAGGTGGCAGCGGGGCATCGAGGAAGGCGGGGAAGCCGCGGGAGGCAGCGAAGAGATGGCAGCGGTAGCAATAGTAGTGCTAGTAGGGTTTATAATTACTACGGCGCTCAGCAgcaggaaaaagaagaagaaagggctCCTCCGCCTCCGCCGTGCACGGACTTTGATGTTGCCTATTTTCACTCCTATGCTCACGTTGGCATTCACGAAGAAATGATCAAG GATCGTGCACGGACTGAAACTTACCGGAACGCAATTTTGCAGCATCAGAGTCACATTGCAGGAAAA GTTGTAGTTGATGTTGGTTGTGGAACAGGGATTCTTTCCATATTTTGTGCTCAGGCTGGTGCTAAAAGA GTGTATGCAGTGGATGCCAGTGACATTGCCATACAG GCAAATGAAGTGATAAAGGCTAACAACTTATCTGACACGGTCATTGTTTTACATGGGCGTGTTGAG GATGTTGAAATTGATGAAGAAGTCGATGTTATCATCTCTGAATGGATGGGCTACATGCTTCTTTATGAG AGCATGCTAGGAAGTGTGATTAGAGCAAGAGATCGTTGGCTGAAACCTGGAGGTCTAATTCTTCCTTCAAATGCCACG TTATACATGGCACCTGTGACACATCCAGACCGATATTCTGATAGCATTGACTTTTGGCGCAATGTGTATGGAATTGATA TGTCTGCAATGCTACCATTAGCAAAACAGTGTGCATTTGAAGAGCCATCTGTGGAGACAATTAGCGGAGAAAATGTTCTGACGTGGCCTCATGTG GTAAAAAATGTGGACTGCTATACAGTTTCAGTTCATGAGCTAGAGTCAATCACAACAAGCTTTAGGTTTCAGTCAATGATGCGAGGTAAATTGT CACCATTCCATGGTTTTGCTTTCTGGTTTGATGTGGAGTTCAACGGGCCTGATCTAAATCCTTCCAATAATGACACATCTTCATTCAATGCATCCTCCAACGGCTATGTTACTGATCCTAATCAGCGAAAGAAGCGTCCCAATCCCAAtgaagcacttgtgctttcaaCTGCACCTGAGGATCCTCCAACACACTGGCAACAG ACCTTGATATACTTCTATGATCCCATAGATGTGGAGCAAGATCAAGTTATTGAAGGTTCTGTAACTTTGTCACAGAGCAAGGAAAATGCTCGGTTCATGAATATCCATCTTGAATATGC ATCTGGTGGTCGATCATTTGTAAAAGAGTCAGTTATGCGATGA